GGAAATGCACGGACTTAGGTATCGGGTTTTCAAGAAGCGGCTCGATTGGGAAGTGCAGACCGAAGGCGAAATGGAAACGGACTCGTTTGACAGCCTGAACCCCGTCTACCTGCTTCTCAAGGGGTCCGATTGGCGAACTTGCGGCTGCGTCCGCCTTTTGCCGACCACCGGACCGACAATGTTGCGCGATACGTTTCCGACGCTGCTGGATGAGATGGTGGTCCCTGCGAGTGCCGATATCTGGGAGAGTAGTCGTTTCGCGCTCGATCTCCCTGCGACAGCGCCGAAGGCAGCTGGCGGCCTGGCCCAAGCAACCTACGAGCTCTTCGCGGGGATCATCGAATTCGGCTTGGCCAACAATCTCTCCGGGATCGTAACGGTGACAGATACGCGCATCGAAAGGATCCTTCGTCTCGCGACCTGGCCGTTGTCACGTATCGGACAGCCCAAGCAGGTCGGCAACACCGAGGCAGTCGCCGGCTTCCTCGATATTTCCTACGCCAGTCTCTTGCGCATCCGCTGGAGGGGACGCCTCAACGGGCCGGTGTTGTGGCAACCAGTTCTCATCCAATCGGCATAGCGCCTGCGGATGCTCAGCCGTGACTTGAGTTAAGTCTGCTCACGGCCGCCACCGCCGCCGTGAGGGTGAGCGGACCCGCCCCACGAGCTTTCGACTGTTCCGGTCGATTGGCTCGCGCGGCCGGACTTTGGATTTCCGTAGGCGCAACCCGCAGTCCAGCGTGAGCACGCCAAAATGGCGCCCCTCCGCTTCGTCCAAAGAAGCCAACGTGGCTTCTGAGGTCGTCTTAGAATATTGGACCGGCCGCCGTGAGCGATCGCAACCTCAAAGCTTTGCCGGTATGCCGGTTTGGCCGGACCGTCGGCCAGTCGGAGCAGTCCCCCGATAAGGACCCGAGCTGACGCGCGGTCCAACAGCGCCCGAGCCTATGCTTTGTGCATTACCGTTCGGTTGGCCATGTCGTCCAAGACCGCATGAAGAAGGCTTCCAACCTCCTGCGCAGCGAGCTCTGGCGCAATTCCTACATCGGACAATTGAATGAGCATTTTCTTGGCGGCACAGCGCCAGAACGCGCTCGCCGCCTCGCCGTTCTTGGTCTCGAGGGCCTGGGCGATACTTTCGACCAATATACGTCGCCGATGCAGCGGAAATACGCAAATGTTTGATTCATGCATCAATCACCTCACAGATTCAGTTCCACAAAGAAAAACACCGGCGTCTTCAAAAGAGCCCCGCTAGCGCGGTGACGGTTCGCGGCGACATGACGAGTTCCACTTCCCCATCGACAAGCCATTGGGAGATGAGCCGCCGGACCGCATATCCGGGACCGCACATAAGGTGAACCACCATTGCTCATCCGGCTGCATTTTCCTGGGCCGTTCGACGAGGCGTTCCAGCCGAATTGACGTCCAATGACTTGATCTCTGAAAGGGCAGGGCGGTACGAATCACCCGACTGTTCCGCTGCTTACATTCCTGCGAGCTTGTGTATGAACGATTAAAGCGTGCCCGAGCCGTTCTTGGTGGCCGCCGCAGAAGGGAATCATGTCATCCGCTGCCTATCGTAGGCGGCGCGACTTCTAGCATGACTGCACTGCCCCGACAGGGCTTTGCAATCGCGCGTTTCGAAGCCTATGCTTTGGCATCGGCCGGCATTTACTTCGGTGCAGCCGACAGTAAGACGTACGCGCTCTTGCCCCGTTGGAAGAGAGCCTTGCCCGATCCCTCTTTCGCGACCAGGTGCTGAAGCCCTCACCCCGCAGGACTTCGCGCTTTTGCGACCATCGCTGCATCACGTCGAACCGGGCATCAAGGACAAGTTGGAGGTCGCGCATCAGCCGATCAAGAACGTATATTTTCCCGAGAGGGGCATCGCGTCGGTGGTCGCCACCATGACCGGCGGGCGGCAAGGTGAAGTCGGCATTGTCGGCTATGACGGGATGAAAGGAATTGCCGTCATTCTCGGAAAGGAAAGCACTACCTGGCGCCTGCCGGTTGAAAACCTTCGCCCTGCGATTAGCCCGTCGCTTCGCACCTCAGTGCTGGACTATGCCCACGCGTTCCTCGTCCAATCATGCCGGACGGCACTGGTCAATGGCCACTCCAAGGTCGAAGAACGGCTGGCCCGCTGGCAGCTGATGGTCCACGACCGTGCGGAAGGAGATAAGATCCTCCCGACGCATGAATTTCTGGCGACCATGCTCGCGCCCACCGCCCGGGGTCACCACGGCCCTGCAAATGCTTGAGTATCGAGGACTGGTGCACGCCAAGCGCGGCGAGATCACGATCATCGACCGTGCCGGATTGATAAAGCTCACACATGGCGCTTATGACAAGGAGGAGCAGCGTTATTTCGGCCTGGCCGCTGCCTGAAGCATGTCGGTTGAAACGGGTTCAGCCGACGTCTCCTTGCCCCTCACCAGGTCGCCCAAAAGCATCAGCGGTTTTGAACGAATCGCAGCGATTGTCCGCAATCGGACATAGGCTTGAAGGCGGTCGAATTCGTGCCATAAGTCGGGTTGGTCAGGGTTCAGGGAGGAATTCGTCATGACCAATTCGTTTCACACCGTCACCGTCGAAAAAGCCGCAGAAGCCTATGTCCTTTCCAGGGGAAGGGTCCGCTTTCTCTCCATGGCGCAGGCGATCCGCGCCATCCGAACACTAATGCCGGCATGCAAGGCCACCGACCGCGAGTTGGAGGAACTGTTGGCGGCCGCTTCCTTCGTTCATGGCGTGCCCGTCGCCTTCGACACAAAAACAGCCGATGGTGTAGAACCACGGCTGCATTCCTAAGAGGGCATGCCGCGCCATGCAGACTGTCAGAGGGCATTCGTCAGATGGTAGTCCGCTAACTTAACTGCAGAGTCTAAAGGACGTGTTCCAGCATTGCGAACTCACCGATCGCTTTGTTGCCAAAGCTGCCAGCAAGCGATCGCCTCATCCAGCCGTTTGCACCATCTCATCACAGACATCATCGCGATGCTACCTGTCCAGCATATGTCCAGCATTTCGCAAGGCGGCCAGAAGGAGCCTCGCATAGCCTGTGACATCGATCTGGGCCTGCATCGAAAGGGGCATGCTGGTCCAGTTCTCCAACGGTGCAATGAAAGGTGAGAAGGTGCCATTGACAAGGCAACAACAGCTAACAAGGCCCTCTCGGTCCAATGCCACCACACCGATCTTGTCGCCTGGATATCCAATGGCTGCGACTCGCTGGACCTCCAGGTCACCGTCCACCCGCACGTCAAAAAGAAGGCTACCACGGCTCCTCGTGGCTATCTCAGCCGCCTTCTCATCAAAGCTTGAAGAGAGCAAGCGGACGCTTTCCACCGCCATCTGGAAAATCACCAAATCCAGTTCATTCACGGCCATATGGGCATTTCCGCGCAACGGGTGGTGATTGCAATGACACATACTGCTTGTTCACAGATGTCGGTCACGAACGATCATTCGTCGGGTTCCGGTTCCGACCAACGGTGTCGCCACCTGATCGTGCTGCGGTTCGAACCTTCCGAACGCGAGCCGAGCGCGCTATGAGGTTGGAGTCTAGGTCTCGGACCCTGCCTCGCGGCCTGCTCATCTTTGGCAGACCCGTTGCAACGCCGCCGCGATGGCGCAAACGCCAGATGACGCTGATCCATCGCTTGATCGTGAACTGAGCTTCTGAACACCATTGGGACAGCAGGGTGGAAGGGCTTGACCAACGCTGCCCCCGTTTTCCAAGAGGACCCGTCCTCGATTGAATCTTTCGAGCCCCGTGCAGCGCGCAGCCAAATGATGACCATCTGGACCCAGCTCGCAGACCGCAAGGCAAAGAGGGAACCTTCCAGGCAGCCAAGCTGCGTCGACGCAAAGAGCGGCCTTTGGAGTTCCCAGAATCGACCCTTCCATAGTTGCGACAGGCAACCACTGCACGAGTGTGGGAGAGCGAATCGCAAGCATTGCGTGAGGTCCTGCGCGTTTTCCCCTCTTGCTATTTGGCACATCGTTTGCGCCGAAGTGGGCGCAGCGTTCGACCGGAGCACTGCATGGGAGAGGGAGGAGCCCCACCCCGATCCGGTCAAGGAGAGAGACGGTGTTGGTTCCAAGAGTTCCCCGCGCGATCTTAGCGCCCCGCAAGCGCCATTTTGCCCGGACCTACGTGCAGGTACTTGCCGCCATAATCCTGGGTGCCGCAATCGGCTATTTCCATTTGGAGACCGGCCACAGCCTGAAGCCGCTCTGCGATGCCTTCGTCGATGTCGTCAAGATAATCACCGTACCTGTCATCTTCCTGACAATGGCGACCGGCATTGCCGGCATGAGCGATCTGCAGAAGGTCGGCCGAGTTGCCGCCAAGGCGATGGTTTATTTCCTTACCTTCTCGACGCTAGCACTCCTTGTCGGGCTGATTGTCGCGAATATCGTTCAGCCTGGCGCCGGCCTCAACATCGATCCGGCCTCGCTCGATGTCGAAGCCGTTAAGGGCTATGTGGCCACGGCTCACGAGCAGTCCGTGACCAGCTTCCTGATGAACATCATCCCGTCAACGATTGCCAGTGCCTTCGCGGAAGGCGACATCCTGCAAGTCTTGTTCCTCTCGGTCCTGTTCCTCTCGATCCTGTTCGGCGCGGTCTGCCGCTACAACGGCCGCTCGCTCTTCTCTCTCGTCCGATACATCAAGGACGAGCTGCTGCTCGCAATGTCCTCCTCAGAGGCCGCGCTGGCCTCGCTCATGGAGAAGATGGAAAAGGCCGGCGCCACGCATTCGGTCGTGGGTCTCATTCCATTCAATCTGGACGGCACGAATATGATGCTCGCCGCCCTTTTCATCGCCCAAGCGACGAAAACTGATCTCCCGATCGGCTGCCGGATCCTCATGCTGTTTGTCGCATTGTTCCCTTCGAACGGAACAACCCGCATTACCGGTGCAGGCCTCGTCACAATGGCTGCAACGCTCTTTCTTGTTCCGGCCGCACCGGTCACCTCCGTGGGGCTTATTCTTGGCGTCGATCAGCTTATGTCCGAATGCCACGCGCTGACGGTTTTTCTCCGCAGCGTAGCGGCAACGCTGGCTGTCACCCGGTCCGGGGCGAGCGGGATAAACGACGATTCGGGGAGCGCCTCACTAGCGGACCGTTCAGCGCTCTGGCGGTGGACGGTCAAGTCGCCCGGCGTGGTGAACACAATTCCCCGTGCGAACGACGCTCAGCTATTGGGGTGGACCCGATGGCGCAAAGCCGTATTTGAGAAACCGCCAGATCGCACCGGCACCTGTGCGCCTGTAGCAACTGCGGGGCACGATCAAAACTGACCCATTTTACACCAAAAAGGCGGCCGTTGCTGCCACGCCGTCCATGGATTGGAGACTCATGTCTAAGCCGACTGCCATCACTGTCGCAGCTCTTCTTTTACTCCTCGCCTTGCTGGCGAGCCAATATAGCGCGAACCTGCACCGGCAGGCGTGGTCGACCGACAGGCAAAAGTGGAGCGGCGCATTCGACAACGATCTCCTTCGCCAATCGCCGGCAACCCGCAAGGCGATGCCGTTCTGGTCATATTCAATGACTACCACAACTGTCCGCATTGCAGACTGGCTGATATCAACTACCAAAAAGCCTTCAAGCATGAGCCCAATCTGAAGCTTGTGATCAAACAGTTCCCGGTCCTGGGACCGGATTCCCAATTCCCAGCCTTCGCCGCACTCGCCTCGAGAAAACAGGGAAAGTTCGACGAATTCCACCGCGCCCTTATGATTTCCCCCAGTTGAAGGGTCACTCTCAAGAT
The window above is part of the Mesorhizobium sp. WSM4904 genome. Proteins encoded here:
- a CDS encoding cation:dicarboxylase symporter family transporter, encoding MVPRVPRAILAPRKRHFARTYVQVLAAIILGAAIGYFHLETGHSLKPLCDAFVDVVKIITVPVIFLTMATGIAGMSDLQKVGRVAAKAMVYFLTFSTLALLVGLIVANIVQPGAGLNIDPASLDVEAVKGYVATAHEQSVTSFLMNIIPSTIASAFAEGDILQVLFLSVLFLSILFGAVCRYNGRSLFSLVRYIKDELLLAMSSSEAALASLMEKMEKAGATHSVVGLIPFNLDGTNMMLAALFIAQATKTDLPIGCRILMLFVALFPSNGTTRITGAGLVTMAATLFLVPAAPVTSVGLILGVDQLMSECHALTVFLRSVAATLAVTRSGASGINDDSGSASLADRSALWRWTVKSPGVVNTIPRANDAQLLGWTRWRKAVFEKPPDRTGTCAPVATAGHDQN
- a CDS encoding acyl-homoserine-lactone synthase: MMQLITPDCYAEFASELKEMHGLRYRVFKKRLDWEVQTEGEMETDSFDSLNPVYLLLKGSDWRTCGCVRLLPTTGPTMLRDTFPTLLDEMVVPASADIWESSRFALDLPATAPKAAGGLAQATYELFAGIIEFGLANNLSGIVTVTDTRIERILRLATWPLSRIGQPKQVGNTEAVAGFLDISYASLLRIRWRGRLNGPVLWQPVLIQSA
- a CDS encoding thioredoxin domain-containing protein: MERRIRQRSPSPIAGNPQGDAVLVIFNDYHNCPHCRLADINYQKAFKHEPNLKLVIKQFPVLGPDSQFPAFAALASRKQGKFDEFHRALMISPS
- a CDS encoding DUF6074 family protein; this encodes MHESNICVFPLHRRRILVESIAQALETKNGEAASAFWRCAAKKMLIQLSDVGIAPELAAQEVGSLLHAVLDDMANRTVMHKA